The following coding sequences are from one Candidatus Nitrohelix vancouverensis window:
- a CDS encoding HDOD domain-containing protein has protein sequence MDIEHLISGDNQIASLPDLFYRLKETVDEADSTFGDIGEIIAMDPGLTLRLLHLVNSAYYGFSSRVETVEHALSIIGSDQLIELVLATSVVGQFKGIPKDMIDMKGFWRHSVACGLAARTLATLSGEYKVERFFVAGLLHDVGRLVMCLKAPKEFCMAVEFARKTGDVLYRSECKIFGFDHAAVGGELLKAWRLPESLEEAVSCHHRPGAAEKYPRETAIVNIANYVAHFYAEKMDNSSGEGAYEMDPESWNVIELKKKFILPQVFAKVRDQFEEVAGIFMQSA, from the coding sequence CGCGAGTTTGCCAGACCTTTTCTATCGTCTCAAAGAGACGGTTGACGAGGCTGATAGCACTTTTGGCGATATTGGCGAGATCATTGCCATGGACCCGGGCCTCACCCTGCGTCTCTTGCATTTGGTAAATAGCGCCTATTATGGCTTCTCTTCTCGCGTTGAAACCGTGGAACATGCCTTGAGCATCATCGGCTCCGATCAGTTGATCGAGCTGGTGTTGGCCACTTCTGTGGTCGGGCAGTTCAAGGGCATTCCAAAAGACATGATTGATATGAAGGGCTTTTGGCGGCATAGCGTCGCTTGTGGCCTGGCGGCGCGCACGCTTGCGACCTTGAGCGGAGAATACAAGGTGGAGCGTTTTTTTGTCGCCGGACTCCTGCACGATGTGGGTCGTCTGGTGATGTGTTTGAAAGCCCCCAAAGAATTTTGCATGGCGGTGGAATTTGCCCGTAAGACCGGCGACGTGTTGTATCGCTCGGAATGCAAGATTTTTGGTTTCGATCATGCGGCCGTTGGCGGCGAATTGCTCAAAGCCTGGAGATTGCCTGAAAGCCTGGAAGAGGCGGTGTCGTGTCACCATCGCCCCGGAGCGGCGGAAAAGTATCCGCGAGAAACAGCAATCGTCAATATCGCAAACTACGTTGCGCATTTTTATGCTGAAAAAATGGACAATTCTAGCGGAGAGGGCGCTTATGAGATGGATCCCGAGTCCTGGAACGTCATCGAATTGAAAAAGAAATTCATCCTTCCCCAAGTGTTCGCCAAAGTCCGCGACCAGTTTGAAGAGGTCGCCGGCATATTCATGCAATCGGCCTGA
- a CDS encoding NAD-dependent epimerase/dehydratase family protein, with protein MAKKVLVTGGAGFIGSHTVDALIEQEGRSVRVYDNLTPQVHGENAERPQHLHADAEFVLGDMRDRDGVQRALQDVDVVIHDAAEVGVGQSMYSIDQYISSNVGGTGVLWDVLVNETTQVEKVIVASSMSLYGEGRYRCEEHGVVVPAPRSEAQMKAGHWELQCPTCEAPALPVPTDEDKALDSSSVYAQSKRDQEVYSLLIGRAHKIPTVACRYFNCYGPRQSLNNPYTGAAAIFCSAIQNGKAPLIYEDGHQVRDMIHVRDLVQGKITLMKHAEDGIFNIGTGVPTSILKLAETLIDLFGQDFAPNVIGKFRNGDIRHCYGDISRISALGFQPKISLREGLEELADWVRGQESVSQIEQAHQALLEKGLVV; from the coding sequence ATGGCGAAAAAAGTTTTGGTTACAGGCGGGGCGGGTTTTATAGGGTCGCATACGGTCGACGCTCTGATCGAGCAGGAAGGTCGTTCGGTCCGCGTTTACGATAATCTCACTCCGCAGGTGCATGGCGAGAACGCAGAGCGTCCGCAACATCTGCACGCCGATGCGGAGTTTGTGCTGGGCGACATGCGCGACCGCGACGGCGTTCAACGCGCCTTGCAGGATGTGGATGTGGTGATTCACGACGCGGCGGAAGTCGGCGTCGGTCAGTCGATGTATTCCATCGACCAGTACATCTCCAGCAACGTTGGCGGCACCGGCGTTTTGTGGGATGTGTTGGTCAACGAAACGACTCAGGTGGAAAAAGTCATTGTCGCCAGTTCCATGAGTCTGTATGGCGAAGGGCGCTATCGTTGCGAGGAACATGGCGTGGTGGTTCCTGCGCCGAGAAGCGAAGCGCAGATGAAGGCGGGCCATTGGGAATTGCAATGCCCAACCTGCGAGGCTCCGGCCCTGCCGGTTCCGACGGATGAAGACAAGGCGCTGGACAGCTCTTCGGTCTACGCGCAAAGCAAACGCGATCAGGAAGTGTATTCATTGTTGATCGGTCGCGCGCATAAAATCCCGACGGTGGCTTGTCGCTATTTCAACTGCTACGGCCCCAGGCAGAGTTTGAACAACCCCTATACCGGCGCGGCCGCGATCTTTTGCTCTGCGATACAAAACGGCAAGGCTCCCTTGATCTATGAAGACGGTCATCAAGTGCGCGATATGATCCATGTGCGCGATCTGGTGCAGGGCAAGATCACCCTCATGAAACACGCCGAAGACGGCATCTTCAATATCGGCACTGGTGTGCCCACCTCCATCCTGAAACTGGCGGAAACCTTGATCGATTTGTTCGGTCAGGATTTTGCCCCGAACGTGATCGGAAAATTCAGAAACGGCGACATCCGGCATTGCTACGGCGACATTTCACGCATCAGCGCGCTGGGTTTCCAACCGAAGATCAGCTTGCGCGAAGGCTTGGAAGAACTGGCGGACTGGGTTCGCGGTCAAGAGTCGGTGTCGCAGATCGAACAGGCGCATCAGGCTCTGCTGGAAAAAGGGCTTGTGGTCTGA
- a CDS encoding tetratricopeptide repeat protein — MSVKRLAAYLLVYLSFFLLLTPLGAFNDWIPPAQQSGYYSATQIDAGDDSGYYAWLRSAFFDGDLDFANELNYAHAGRFMDTGYVFNNWQMGQALFFLPFFLLGHGVAFLYQWMGYPVALDGYSAPYYLATAIASGSCLFAGLITLHRLLIEFCSERAAFIAGASLWLASPLIYFSFIRQRMAHSVEFFLSVLLLLLWVLYRKSDRWEARALLGYVLGLLCLTRLINIGFFALFFVDQIILYLENVSMSAAEKRKRFALQSGALLAGFFIALLPQLIAWNQMNGAPIPTRTALYAGKGLSQFSLQMLDDKFYGLFFSPQWGLIFSMPLAIFGFCGLFLKSDSLKPLRASLLAYLSALLFIIVAYPEDSASYGHRHLISALPVFAIGLGVALDRCFKKLRLAIPVALIVFGAVALQYLMVVQYKVTLPYNHPQFSWQAIADSASLILERSELLFRSTNWLTLMAMNPAWDARDILYLLLFPLGQIVAALAIAILALRVFKGLDSEFPRREVMVSAAAFSLALSLTVGLLAPTFSEERLKERNAYRDTMGQAESLFNQALYAKSEKEYEKAVALEPEILNPRFGQALSLQAQNRLQESIALYETALAQFPSHALSWLNLGLSHAAMGNMEQAEQSIRRSLRESPRLSRGYDLLGQIYFQSGQLDKSQKMYEYQLGLEPQNASVHARLAMVYTMRNQLEAGRAHLDRAVQLKAPESLTRPIQELLKRGP; from the coding sequence ATGTCTGTGAAACGATTGGCGGCTTACCTCCTTGTGTACCTCTCGTTTTTTCTTTTGCTGACGCCTCTGGGCGCCTTCAACGACTGGATTCCCCCGGCCCAGCAGAGCGGGTATTATTCCGCGACTCAAATCGACGCGGGCGACGATTCCGGTTATTACGCTTGGTTGCGCTCGGCGTTTTTCGACGGCGATCTGGATTTTGCCAACGAACTGAATTACGCTCACGCCGGTCGCTTCATGGACACGGGTTATGTGTTCAATAACTGGCAGATGGGCCAGGCGCTATTTTTTCTTCCTTTTTTCCTGCTCGGTCACGGCGTCGCCTTCCTGTATCAATGGATGGGCTATCCCGTCGCGCTCGACGGCTATTCCGCGCCCTATTATCTGGCGACGGCGATCGCCTCCGGTTCCTGCCTGTTCGCGGGTTTGATAACGCTTCACCGTTTGTTGATTGAATTTTGCTCCGAGCGCGCCGCCTTCATTGCGGGCGCGTCCCTCTGGCTGGCCTCGCCGCTGATTTATTTTTCTTTCATTCGACAGCGCATGGCGCACAGCGTCGAATTTTTTCTTTCGGTCCTACTCCTACTGTTATGGGTCCTGTATAGAAAATCAGATCGATGGGAAGCGCGCGCTTTACTTGGCTATGTTCTCGGCTTGTTGTGCCTGACGCGCCTGATCAATATCGGATTTTTCGCGCTGTTTTTTGTCGACCAGATCATTCTGTACTTGGAAAATGTTTCGATGTCTGCCGCTGAGAAACGCAAACGATTTGCCCTGCAATCCGGAGCGCTTCTTGCCGGGTTTTTCATCGCTCTTCTACCGCAATTGATCGCCTGGAACCAGATGAACGGCGCGCCGATTCCCACTCGCACAGCCCTCTATGCGGGAAAGGGTTTGAGTCAGTTTTCATTGCAGATGCTTGACGATAAATTTTATGGACTGTTTTTTAGTCCGCAATGGGGGCTGATTTTTTCCATGCCCCTGGCGATTTTTGGGTTTTGCGGCCTGTTTTTGAAATCGGATTCGCTGAAACCACTGCGCGCCAGTTTGCTCGCCTACCTTTCAGCTTTGTTATTTATTATCGTAGCCTACCCGGAAGATTCCGCCTCTTATGGGCATCGCCATCTGATTTCAGCCCTTCCGGTTTTTGCTATTGGTTTGGGAGTGGCGTTGGATCGATGCTTTAAAAAATTGCGTCTGGCGATACCCGTCGCTTTGATTGTTTTTGGCGCCGTCGCCCTGCAATACCTGATGGTCGTGCAGTACAAGGTGACGCTTCCCTACAATCACCCGCAATTCAGCTGGCAGGCGATAGCCGATTCGGCTTCTCTGATTCTTGAGAGATCCGAACTTTTGTTTCGTTCGACGAACTGGTTGACGCTGATGGCGATGAACCCGGCATGGGATGCGCGGGATATTTTGTACCTGCTTCTTTTTCCGCTCGGACAGATCGTGGCGGCGCTTGCGATTGCGATCCTGGCCCTGCGCGTATTCAAAGGCCTCGATTCAGAATTTCCTAGGCGCGAGGTAATGGTTTCAGCGGCGGCGTTCAGTCTCGCGCTATCGTTGACGGTCGGACTGCTGGCGCCGACTTTTTCAGAGGAACGTTTGAAAGAACGAAACGCTTATCGCGATACGATGGGTCAGGCGGAGTCCCTGTTCAATCAGGCCCTCTACGCCAAGTCCGAGAAGGAGTATGAGAAGGCGGTCGCGCTGGAGCCGGAGATATTGAATCCGCGTTTTGGACAGGCCTTGTCCCTGCAGGCGCAGAATCGATTGCAGGAGTCCATCGCCCTGTACGAAACGGCGCTGGCGCAATTCCCCTCGCACGCCCTGTCCTGGCTGAATCTGGGACTGTCCCATGCGGCGATGGGAAATATGGAGCAAGCCGAACAATCGATTCGCCGCAGTTTGCGAGAAAGTCCTCGACTATCAAGGGGCTACGACTTGTTGGGGCAGATTTATTTTCAGTCGGGACAGCTTGATAAATCGCAGAAAATGTACGAATATCAGCTGGGTCTGGAACCACAAAATGCGTCCGTGCATGCGAGACTGGCAATGGTGTATACTATGCGCAATCAGCTGGAAGCAGGGCGAGCGCATCTGGATCGGGCGGTTCAATTGAAGGCGCCAGAATCGTTGACGCGTCCCATTCAGGAACTTCTGAAGCGGGGCCCTTAA